One genomic segment of bacterium includes these proteins:
- a CDS encoding dicarboxylate/amino acid:cation symporter: MFKLKLHWQILIALILGILYGLFFPGAADYVTWMGTIFLRALKMIIVPLVFSSIVSGVTSIGSAQSLGRLGLKTVTYYVLTSLFAILTGLVLVNFMKPGVGADLGFSESVEGLSTVSGGLADIIFRIIPENVFQAFITADMLAIIFFSLLFGFFITRTQNNSRDQLTNFFNAFFEVMMKMTVFIIKFAPLGIFGIVAGVVAQQAGDREALFGIMHRMGLYMLTVILGLAFHTFITLPLILKLIGRVSPKLHFKAMTTPLLTAFSTASSSATLPLTIEAVENEAGVSNKISSFVLPLGATINMDGTALYECVAAMFIAQAYGIELSFAQQMIVVITALLASIGAAGIPMAGLVMMSIVLTAVGLPLEGVGLILAVDRILDMCRTAVNVFSDTCGTVVIAKTEGESLKI, from the coding sequence ATGTTCAAACTTAAACTCCACTGGCAAATACTGATCGCTTTAATCCTTGGAATTCTTTATGGATTATTTTTTCCCGGGGCAGCAGATTACGTTACCTGGATGGGGACAATTTTCCTTCGCGCACTCAAAATGATAATCGTTCCACTCGTGTTCAGCTCAATTGTTTCGGGAGTTACAAGTATCGGCTCGGCTCAGAGTTTAGGTAGATTGGGTTTAAAGACCGTTACTTACTATGTGCTGACAAGCCTTTTTGCTATACTGACAGGATTAGTTTTAGTGAATTTTATGAAGCCTGGAGTTGGTGCTGATCTCGGGTTCAGTGAGTCAGTTGAAGGATTAAGTACAGTATCAGGCGGACTAGCTGATATTATTTTCAGGATTATCCCCGAAAATGTTTTCCAGGCTTTCATAACTGCAGATATGCTAGCGATAATCTTTTTTTCACTTCTGTTTGGATTCTTTATAACGAGAACTCAAAATAACTCAAGAGATCAGTTAACAAATTTCTTCAATGCTTTCTTTGAAGTAATGATGAAGATGACTGTATTCATAATAAAGTTTGCGCCGCTTGGTATCTTCGGGATAGTTGCCGGAGTTGTTGCACAGCAGGCTGGTGACAGAGAAGCGCTTTTTGGAATTATGCACCGGATGGGTCTTTATATGTTGACTGTTATACTGGGACTTGCATTTCACACGTTCATTACTTTACCACTGATCTTAAAATTAATCGGGAGAGTAAGCCCTAAACTTCATTTCAAGGCGATGACAACTCCTTTGCTTACTGCATTTTCAACGGCATCTTCATCAGCAACTCTTCCATTGACAATTGAAGCTGTGGAAAACGAAGCCGGTGTATCAAATAAAATATCGAGCTTTGTTTTACCGCTTGGCGCAACAATTAATATGGATGGTACGGCTTTGTATGAATGTGTAGCTGCAATGTTTATTGCCCAGGCATATGGAATTGAATTGAGTTTTGCACAGCAGATGATAGTAGTTATAACAGCTTTGCTTGCATCAATTGGCGCCGCAGGAATTCCAATGGCAGGTCTCGTAATGATGTCAATAGTTTTAACTGCGGTTGGACTTCCACTTGAAGGTGTTGGATTAATTCTTGCAGTTGACAGAATACTCGATATGTGCAGAACAGCAGTAAACGTATTCAGTGATACATGCGGAACGGTAGTTATTGCAAAAACCGAAGGTGAATCTCTAAAGATTTAA